The following DNA comes from Pirellulales bacterium.
CCACCCGCGCGACCGCCCGGGTCGCATAGGCCGCGCCGTCGATGATGCGGTCGATCACGTATTTGTCAAAGTCCGCAAATCGACGCGAAATAAACATCACCGGCTGGACAAAAATCGCGTTGTACAGTTCGTCAAAGTACCACTTATTCCACAAAAACGTATAGAGCGGGGAGAACGCGCGTTGGACCTCCGCCGGATTGGCGTATCGCAGGCCATAAAACACCACCGCTAGAACAAAGCCTAATCCCGCCGTGCCAAACGCCGTGAGACCCGCCACGATCGGTATGCCCCCCGCGTGGCTGTCATGCTCGTTGGGCACGACCACGTTCCAGGCCGCGCCCGTCGCCCCCGCCAAGGTCCCCAGCGGACGCGCCTGCTCTAGCAGGTCCACCAAACTGACACCGCCAATCCCCCAGCCCACGCCAATGGCAAAGACCGAGAGAATCACCAGCGGCACGTACATGATGGGAGGGGATTCATGCGCGTGGTCATGAATATGCTGGTCCCGGGGCTTGCCCGCAAACGTCAAAAACCACATCCGAAACATGTAAAACGCAGTAATCGCCGCCCCCAGCGCCGGGGCCACAAACAGGATCCCATGGGCGGGATTTTTTTGGCTAAAAAGATACGCCTGTTCCAGGATGGCGTCCTTGGAGTAATAGCCGCTTAGGCCGATATGCGCCAGGGGTATTCCCGCTCCGGCAATCGCCAAACAGCCGACCAGCATTGTGTAGGCGGTCCAGGGCATTTTGTGCCGCAGTCCTCCCATCCGCTGCATATCGTTGGTATGGCAGGCGTGAATGACCGAGCCGGAACACATAAATAGCAGGCTTTTAAAGAACGCGTGCGTGATCAAGTGAAACAATCCCGCCAGCCACCCCCCCACGCCCAGGGCCAGCATCATGTAGCCCAACTGGCTGACGGTGGAATAGGCCAGGACGCGTTTAATATCGTTGGCGGTGATGGCAATGGTGGCGGCGATAAACAGGGTAATCGCGCCCGTGTAGGCAATCACCAATAAGGCTTCGGGGGTAAACACGGGAAAGAAGCGCCCGACCAGATACACGCCGGCGGCCACCATCGTCGCGGAATGGACTAGCGCGGAGACCGGGGTGGGCCCTTCCATGGCGTCGGGCAACCACACATGCAGCGGAAATTGGGCGCTTTTGCCCACGCAACCGCAAAATATCCCCAAACCGGCGATGGTGAGCAGCCAATAACCCATGCCCGCCCCCCGCCATTCGGTCACGGCGGCGTCCAGGGTGGCCTGCGCGGCCTCGGGAGTGGCGGCGTCGCGAACGCGGGCGTTAGCCTGGTCCCGGGCGGCGTACAGAACCATGTTTGCCGGGACGGTCAACTGGTGGTGTTGATCGGCGGGGCGGACCTGGCTAAAGATGCCCGCCTGCGTGATATGCCCCGTCGAATCAAGCGTATCCCCAAAGTTGAACGTCCCCAGCGCTCCCCACAAGGCCATTAGCCCAATCAACATGCCAAAATCGCCGATCCGATTGACAATGAACGCTTTATTCGCGGCGGTGGAGGCGCTGTTTCGTTCAAAGTAAAAGCCAATCAAAAAGTACGAGCAAATTCCGACCAATTCCCAAAATACAAACACCATCGCGATGTTGCCCGCGTACACCAACCCCAACATGCTAAAGCAAAACAGCGACAAATACTGAAAAAAGCGATGAAAACGCCCCGGCCGGACGAGGTGATTGCCGTGGCCGTGCGAGTCGTGGCCGTGGTTGTCATGGCTATGGGCATCATGACCGTGGCCCGTGTCTCCATGGCCCGTGTCTCCATGGCCTGTGTGACCATGATCAGCATGGCCGTGACCCTGTTCATGATGGCCCTGTTCATGATGACTATGATCATCATGCCCATAGGGATTCCCCTTGAGAGTCACTTCGTGGTCGGTCACGTCATGCAACTCATCGTGCATGTAACCCATCGCATAAAAGTGAATGCACGAGGCGATCAGCGTCACCATGGTAAACATGATGACCGTGAGGGCGTCGATGTAATACCCAATATTGAGCTGTAAACTACCGCCGATAATGGCCAGTCGATACCATTCGCCCAGATATGCCACCGGGGCCGCCTGATCGTGGTGGTCGTCGCCATCGTGGGTTTTATCGGCATGGCCGCTGGTTCCGTGATCCGACGGTGAATGGCCCGAGGCTGGTTCATTAGCGGCTAGCGCGGATGCCAGGATGATTTTTGGGGAATTGTTCCCAGTTAAAGAGCTGGCCAGCGAATGGGGCGGAAGTTGCCCGCTAGCCGCGTGTGTTCCGTGGTCAGCGTCATGTCCCCCGCCAAAGCCATGCTTCCCCACCCAGCCAAACAGGGCAAACACCGAGAGCACAAACGACGTTAGAATCGCCCCGGTGGCCACGTAGGCGGCGTACTCGCCATGCTTGCCCATGCGGGGGCCAGCCAGCACAATCGCTGTAAAGCTGGCCAGGGGAATAAGCCAAGCCAAGCCTAAGAGTATCGGTAATGTCGCGGCAAGATCCATAAATGTAAAAAAGTGATCCGTGCGGGATCGCGGAATTAGCCTTGGAGTTCGTCGGCTCGATCAACATCCACCGTGGCGTGGTTATTATAAAAGTTGAGCGTGATCGCCAGGGCCACGGCGGCTTCGGCGGCGGCCAGC
Coding sequences within:
- a CDS encoding NADH-quinone oxidoreductase subunit L; the protein is MDLAATLPILLGLAWLIPLASFTAIVLAGPRMGKHGEYAAYVATGAILTSFVLSVFALFGWVGKHGFGGGHDADHGTHAASGQLPPHSLASSLTGNNSPKIILASALAANEPASGHSPSDHGTSGHADKTHDGDDHHDQAAPVAYLGEWYRLAIIGGSLQLNIGYYIDALTVIMFTMVTLIASCIHFYAMGYMHDELHDVTDHEVTLKGNPYGHDDHSHHEQGHHEQGHGHADHGHTGHGDTGHGDTGHGHDAHSHDNHGHDSHGHGNHLVRPGRFHRFFQYLSLFCFSMLGLVYAGNIAMVFVFWELVGICSYFLIGFYFERNSASTAANKAFIVNRIGDFGMLIGLMALWGALGTFNFGDTLDSTGHITQAGIFSQVRPADQHHQLTVPANMVLYAARDQANARVRDAATPEAAQATLDAAVTEWRGAGMGYWLLTIAGLGIFCGCVGKSAQFPLHVWLPDAMEGPTPVSALVHSATMVAAGVYLVGRFFPVFTPEALLVIAYTGAITLFIAATIAITANDIKRVLAYSTVSQLGYMMLALGVGGWLAGLFHLITHAFFKSLLFMCSGSVIHACHTNDMQRMGGLRHKMPWTAYTMLVGCLAIAGAGIPLAHIGLSGYYSKDAILEQAYLFSQKNPAHGILFVAPALGAAITAFYMFRMWFLTFAGKPRDQHIHDHAHESPPIMYVPLVILSVFAIGVGWGIGGVSLVDLLEQARPLGTLAGATGAAWNVVVPNEHDSHAGGIPIVAGLTAFGTAGLGFVLAVVFYGLRYANPAEVQRAFSPLYTFLWNKWYFDELYNAIFVQPVMFISRRFADFDKYVIDRIIDGAAYATRAVARVDDLLDRFGVDGVANGIAHYVRTTGYSLSQVQTGKLRQYVMFIAVGTVAVFALVAFLVTWSMAGQ